The Callospermophilus lateralis isolate mCalLat2 chromosome 3, mCalLat2.hap1, whole genome shotgun sequence genome has a segment encoding these proteins:
- the LOC143641514 gene encoding diphthamide biosynthesis protein 3-like, with product MAVFHDEVEIEDFQYEEDSETYFYPCPCGDNFSITKEDLENGEDVATCPSCSLIIKVIYDKDQFMCGETVPAPSTNKELVKC from the coding sequence ATGGCAGTGTTTCACGACGAGGTGGAGATCGAGGACTTCCAATATGAGGAGGACTCCGAAACGTATTTCTACCCCTGTCCATGTGGGGATAacttttctatcaccaaggaagattTGGAGAATGGGGAAGACGTGGCAACGTGTCCTAGCTGCTCTCTCATTATAAAAGTGATTTATGACAAAGATCAATTTATGTGTGGAGAAACAGTCCCGGCCCCTTCAACCAACAAAGAATTAGTTAAATGCTGA